From the Hypomesus transpacificus isolate Combined female chromosome 24, fHypTra1, whole genome shotgun sequence genome, the window TGTCCTTAAAGAATGTGTACCATGTAAATTGTGGGTTTGGGTTCAACTCCCTGGAGTCTGACTTCACTGACCTTCCTAAAAAAGTTTCAGATCTGTAAGCTTTCCCCATTCCATCCTCTTAGATTTCGGGCCCAGATTTCTGAACGCAGACATTCACAGACAGTGGATTAATGTTTTCATTTATCTATCACCTCATTGCACTATTTACCTGTCATATTGCACTGatctatatatacatttttacatcttatactgtatatttctgAGACTGTTTTTTCTACTTTTAAAGTTAAGATTATTGTGTTTATCGTATGCACCTGGCTGCAACAgtgaattccttgtttgtgtaaactCACATGGCGAATAAAGCTCATTCTGATTCATGTATATGCTGTTTACACTATTGTCACATAACATGAAGTCATTCTGACTGGGACATGGAAGAGGACTCACCTGTCCCGAGGACCAGGTCAGCTTCAAAGCTGCTTTCCAACAGCATGGCTGTTTATGATGGTCCCTCATCATTACCAGCAGGTGGCGACCAAGATCAATAAAAGTTTCTCAGTTACTAAGCAACACAAACTCCGAAACTTTGAATTGTTATGGTTCTGATTAGTAGCGATCGTGCTTTGTTTTTTCATCTTCTCACAGACTAGGCTATCTGCTTTCCATTTGGAAACCTGGCTTTCATCACATACAAGGCTTTTTGTACGGTAGGGTACGCTAATTATCTGTTAGAGTTAGAGTTAACTTTAAATACAGTAGAGGTGTGTGACTGAAAAGCTCCATTTGTCTACAGTATAGTTCAGCAGTTACAGTAGTCTAGTGCTCATCATGCTCAAGAGAGTGATTCCTAAACACGCATTGGCTGCTAGTCACACTTGGCAAGAGTTGTTGTTTTGAAATGCAATGTCAAAGATAGGAAAACATTGAGCTCCACGGGCCGGAAATCGCACACCCTCCcaatcaccccccacccccaaaaatattttttgactGCTACACTGGCATAAAGTTGGAAAGATAGATTCTTGTGATTCTATTGTTGTCAACCATTTCAAGATCGAGTCACAACAGGTACAAGCAGGTACAATCAACATCTTTGTCCGACCAGAAACGTGTTAGAATACAAATCAAAGATTCCTTACTTGACAAGGCTCAGAGTTGTCCAGTCGTGCAAAACATCCCAACAAGGTCAGCaacattcccaaaggtccaaactaTCCAACCAAGTAAAGTATTTAGTCCAAAACGATGTACTACATCCATAATTCGAGTGAACTCTTGTTGCATCAATCAGCTCCTTTCAGAATTGTTCTTGGGGTCAAAATGGCCACTGCACTTTGACCTTTCGATTGACTGCCGAtttgacccaataggagcttccatgtcCATGTCAATTTGTTTCGCAAATTAACTTTCTGACGTAAAGCCAATGACATGATGAAGGCCATATACAGGTTTAGGGGAACCCTAcacctggatgtactcttagaAAAACGTGTAAAATATTAATTTGTTGTGGTATTGTATTCTAGGCCTACTTTTGACTTGGATTAGGGAAGTCTTCAAACTGTCCCAttgtgtcttccagctaatacctccCACCTAAAAGCATCTACAGGCATCTGTATGCGAAACTATTTcagtgttcaagcttctattagtCAAAACCAGTAGCACTTTGAGGGAttctgaccacaaccacaaccatgCATGCACTCCAAATTATTCAAGAACAGCTTTGGGTATGCTTTATTTAAGTGTTTTAAGCAAAATTGACAGGATTGTTAAGAGGTTAACAGTAGGATACTGAGACTTAGATCGCTATACGGATCGGCACTGTTGTAATGATTTCGCGTTGCACATCCAGGTGGACTCCACCTGAAATGTACATCGTTCCCAGCGAGGGTCTCGATGAGGCGCACTGTTTTGGGGCTATGTGTCCTCACCCTTGCTGCTGGGAAACAGAGCACCGTATCGGCAGGGGAATCCATCGCCAGCTAAGGTCCCAAACATCAGACAAGGGCAGGCCTGCAGTCGAGGGTAGGCAGCGCTGCCTCTTTCGCATCATCATCAATAACACAATTCCCGTGCACCATTGAGTCCACATGGAAGCCGTTTGACCAATCGGATCTTTCAGTTTCCTCCGTGGGAGGGTTCCCCACCCTCAGCGTGGTGAATGTGTCTGAGTGGGCTCAACGCAGAAAGCATCCTCAGGTCAAGCTGGTCTCTGAGGCCGATAGCAAGGAAGATGTTCCTGCCAGTCCTCTCTTGTCTTGTCAGTCCCAGATCCTGCAGAGGAAGAGCAATAAGaggttagagagagggggggggggggggactccacTATTCTTGTATATAGGCTTATTTGATCTGAAATAGTCCTTCGTGTCTGTATCTAAATGTCTAGTCACCTGTGCAGAATGGATGGCCACTTTCCAGATCTCAACTCGGTTACCCTGATTGACAGCAACCGTAAGAAGGAAGTCAAGGTTGGTTTTACTCAGTCGTTGACTTGTAAGTGGATGCCAAGTCAGTCATGTTACCCTAACAagagctgtttgtgtgtgtgtgtgtgtgtgtgtacagcttaGAACCGCCAATATCAGCCAGTTGACCTCCAGTGAATCATGTTCTCTGATGATGTGGATACCTCCACAGCACACCCAAAAGTGCCTCCCCCAAACCAGGTTACTGGTTGCTGTCTAGGCTGATGTGTATATTGTATAAGAGACACTTGGAATATTCAAAGTGATATGCTGTTGTGGTATAACTCATGGTGTATTCACTTTCTATGTCCAGGTCAAAATCTCCTCATTTAGCTATGAAGGAAATCATTTGCCATCCATCCACCCCATCAAATAAATCCGACAATTTGGTGAGAACTCTCTCACTTTAACTCTACGATCAACCATGTTTTGTGCAACGTTGCGTTTGCACTGCTTGAGCCGTGACCTGTTACAGAACAGGAAGAGTGCGAGGAAGAAGATACACGTAAGGTTCACGCCTTTGCCGCCTCAACGAGGCAGTAGGGACGGCTCCGGCTCGGTGGACCCCACGGACACACACGCGGACGCtgacagccagggggaggagtccaGTGTGGCTCAGCTGACCCAGGAGCACGAACCTGGGGCTGTTGTCCACGGCCCCAGCCCGCGGCCCCAGCCCACGGCCCCCCTCAACCCCCGCGGCCCCAGCCCAcggcccccctccacccccgcgGCCTCTGGTGCCTTCCTGG encodes:
- the LOC124486661 gene encoding uncharacterized protein LOC124486661, producing the protein MISRCTSRWTPPEMYIVPSEGLDEAHCFGAMCPHPCCWETEHRIGRGIHRQLRSQTSDKGRPAVEVSSVGGFPTLSVVNVSEWAQRRKHPQVKLVSEADSKEDVPASPLLSCQSQILQRKSNKSHLCRMDGHFPDLNSVTLIDSNRKKEVKLRTANISQLTSSESCSLMMWIPPQHTQKCLPQTRSKSPHLAMKEIICHPSTPSNKSDNLNRKSARKKIHVRFTPLPPQRGSRDGSGSVDPTDTHADADSQGEESSVAQLTQEHEPGAVVHGPSPRPQPTAPLNPRGPSPRPPSTPAASGAFLVRNKPVVFHCSSVRLPRSTSQHNLPVYKLKLDTETGVDDIDWERLRRQTYLWKKRNLPAYCNRERPAPAPLRGDMTDSPQGFGLYPVPNTPVYNHPKSILSTGPSFWRGTDSMDGICYNHAGPEPPESTYHLSDLSDSGLKLCDSPSLCQNLDQALDTDGLRDLSMSSRGSIAPQNSMVLQDPAVENKCSEEEGAGFGTEGDGGLNPGAPEKTSSSAEDQGSGPSAPLPRPALCRVSSETCGDG